The following coding sequences lie in one Arabidopsis thaliana chromosome 3, partial sequence genomic window:
- a CDS encoding RPM1-interacting protein 4 (RIN4) family protein, producing MATGNRARPLPKFGEWDATNPGSAEGFTVIFNKARDDKKTMKTAVAGPESIVSPPRNEEPPKNNNNHHHNHHTRHSQTPRSKKKWLCFR from the exons ATGGCAACG GGAAATAGAGCGAGACCATTGCCAAAATTTGGGGAATGGGATGCGACTAATCCTGGCTCGGCTGAAGGATTCACTGTCATTTTCAATAAAGCTCGCGATGACAAGAAGACGATGAAAACCGCTGTCGCAGGACCTGAGAGTATTGTTTCACCTCCAAGAAATGAAGAACCTcctaaaaacaacaacaaccatcaTCACAACCATCACACCCGTCATTCCCAAACCCCAAGATCAAAG AAGAAATGGCTTTGTTTTCGTTAA